GGGCTCGCTGGACGGCGCCGCCAAGACGTGCACCTCGGGGCCGTCGACAGCCCGATACGTTCGGGCCTGCCAGGACTGGTGCGTGACTGCACCGTCAGAAGATTCCGAACGCGCGGGATCATCGAGGCCAAACCCGACGCGAACGCCGACGTCCATCGCGTCCACTTCGAAGCGACTGCTGGCGAGCCCAGAAAGGATGGTTTCCGTCTCGGTGAGCGGGCGGAAGCTGCCGAGCGCCGCCACCTTCGGAACGACGACGATGTTGTCGCGGACCAGCTGGGCCGCGTACTCGGTGCGCTGCAGGCATGCGCGGCCGAGGCCCCCCAGGACGAGCAGATGGTCGTAGGTGGAGTGCGGGGGCCGATCGGGGTGAACGAGGCGCAGTGCGGTCGCCGCGGCGAGGATGAGGTCGACTCGATCCGGCAGGAAGCTCGGCGCCTTCACCTGGTCGCGTTCAACCTTGCCGTGCTTGCGAAAGTCCCAGTGCTCGTCCGAGAAGGCATCCAGCCAGGCCAGAAGGTCGCCAACGCTGGCCGGCGGTAACGAAGCGCCGTACTCGCTGACGAGCGCGCGCATTGGCTCCGAGGAGATCCACGTGTGGATTTCCTCGGCCACCGCCTGAGGTTGGAAATCCGGCTCGCAACTCGGAAGGGCGACAGCATCGAAGCTGACCATGCTTCTCCTTCGCCGGGACTCGTGACGAGTGGATAGGAGGAGTCGCTACGCCCCGTCCCCCGACTCTAGACGACAGTGCCGTTGGCGAGCCAAGGGCGATGCTGCTCGGGATGCCGTTTCGCGCCTCAGAACGAGCAGTTCACGAGATCGCACTCGGGGCCGAGCCGGATACCGAAGCGAGCTTCGACGCCCTCCCGGATGTGCGCCGCGAACTTCATGACCTCGGAGGTCGTGGCACCACCCCGGTTGGTCACGGCAAGCGCGTGACGACTGGACAACGCCACCGACCCGTTCCCCCACTCGTGACCGTATCCACGGGGGAAATCGGAATGCTCGATCAACCATGCCGCCGGCAACTTCGTGCCCTTGGCATCGGGGTATCGGGGGCACTCCCGGGCACGGTCCGGCACTGTGGCGAGGACCGGGTTGATGAAGAACGACCCGACGCTCCAGGTGTCGTGATCCTGAGGGTCGAGGACCATGCCCCTGCCGCGGCGGAGAGCCAGAACCGCTTCGCGTACGTCGGCCGGAGCGGCGGTTCCGCCGACCTCGATCCCCAGTTTCGCGGCAAGCTCCGCGTACCTGATCGGTCTCGACTGGTCGCTGCGGCGCAGGCGGTACGTCACGTCCAGCACGACCCAGCGGTCGCTGTGCTTGAAGACGGACTGCCGGTGGCTACCGAACCCGCAGCGTTCAGCGGCCCACCGCTCCTGGGCGCCGGTCTGCCGGTCATAGACGGTCAGCGACTCGAGAACGTCTGCGGTCTCCGTGCCGAAGGCGCCGACGTTCTGCACCGGCGTGCCCCCAACCAGCCCGGGGATACCTGACAGTGCCTCCAGCCCCGCCAGCCCTTCGTCGAGGGTGGCCTTGACGAGGTGGTCCCACTCCACTCCCGCCGCCGCGGTAACGAGCTCGCGGTTGATGTCGAACTCCGAGGTGGCCATCCTGATGACCGTGCCGTCCCAGCCGACCTCGCCAACCACCAGATTCGATCCACCTCCCATCACCAGCAGGGATTCGCCGGCGGCGGTCGTCCGACGCAGAAGTTCGACCGCCTCCGGGGTGGTCTCCGGGACGAGTAGGCGGCCGATCGGACCGCCAACCCGCATCGTGGTGAGATCAGCAAACGTGGTTGTCACGGTGCCAGCCTACTGATCGCCGGAGGGCGCGTTGGCGACGATCGCGGCGGTCAGGGGAGGACGCCGGTCAAGATCCAGGCAGTGGTCGGATCCGTCGCACAGCCAGTTGCACCGCGCGCTCACAGATCGTGCGCTGGTCGTCGGCCGAGGTCCGCCGCAGCCGCAGGCCCGTCAGGATGTTCACCGGCCACGACCCGACATCGTGGGGCTGCCTTCCGTTGACCTCCAGAAACAGCTCCACGTCATGCTCGTCCGATGTCCGCTCAAGGTACTCCTGCACCACGGCGAGGAGAGCATTCGCGAGCGCGAGTGCGGCCACATGCCCGTCGCTGACGTCGATGCTGTTCCCGGCGGCCGACAAGATCCGATCCTGCAACGTCTTGGCGTCCATGGCCGCAGCTCGATACAGGTCGTCGGAGGACATCGGGCTGTCGGTTTCCTCGATCACAGCTGGCACATCCCGTCGGACCAGGGAGCCGGCGCGCAATGCCACGACGTCCGGTCATGAATGATCGTGCGGCAACGGTACGGGTGCGGGTTGGCGCGTGTGGTGATGGCCATCCCGCCAGGTCAGAACGGCAGTATTGAACCGGCTCGCGCCCGTCAATGCAATAACACCGTCGGAATTCCGTCACACAACAGGACCGGCGTCCAGGGCGCCCGTTCGACTCGCCGAGCGAAGTACCGCAAGTGTGGCGTCGTCGTGCCGCTTGACCCGACGCCGCCCCGGTCGAGCCAGCAACCCCGAGCAGTTCATTTCATACTCTCGAACCAGATCGATAGCCGCTCGCGGCCCGGAACGCTCGATCAACCCGAATACTTCAGTCCAGCTGATCCCGAAAAACTCAGTGAGCCGCGAAACCCCGTCGGTGCAGAGCAGCAATCGGCGCAGCCCGTCAAGAGCCACGCTGCCCGTCACCGCCTCGGCCGCAGCGGCCGGATCAGTCGAGGCGACCCAGAAACCACCCGGTTGGTTGCGCAGTCGAGCCACTGTGTGTCGGTCGTAGGCTGGCAGGCTCTCCGTGCGGTCATCGTGGACGACGGTGACACCGGAACTGTCCTCGTACACCACCGACGAGTCGCACAGCACCAGGTAGTCCATCTGACTGCCCCGCTCGCGCGCGATCGCGACGGTGGACGACGGGCTGTTCGGGTTCGTCAGGTCACACCGACCCTCGTGGCAACCGCGCAGCTGCCCGATCGCTTCCGCGAGGATGCCGCCCAGAGGTGCTGCCGGCTGCAGCGTCAACGCCTCCACCAGGCAGTTACCCAACTCCTGAACCAACCACACCGGATCATGCACACAACCCGTCTCCAGGCCGGGTAGTTGGGTGACACCGTCGAGGACGATTGCCAACCCGGCTGACACGATGACGTGATCCTCGTTGGGCCGGTCCGGGCCGGGCTCGGTGGCGAACGCGAAATCCATGTTGCCCTCAACCGATGGTCGACCGGGCAGGCAGCCGCTCAACGGCGGCAACCCCCGGGGCGGGTCTTGACTGCCACAGACGGATCTGCGCCAAGGCCGCCGACGCCACCACCACCGCACCGGTGACGGCCAGGACAGCCGACCACGCCGGGGGTGCCGACACGTCCCAGACCCGCCACCAGACGATGCTGCTCACCAGCCAACCGAGGGCAGCCCCCAGGACCGACCCACCCGCCATGATCCATCGGCGTCGGGGTGCCGCGGCACGCCGATGCGGCCAGTGCAACACGGCTGCGGGAAGCAGTAGCGCCACGATCCCCAGCGCACAGATCGCCGGCGCCACCAGCGGCCCGGCGAGCGGAACCTGGTACTGAAGGCTCTGGATGGCGGCCAGTCCCATCAGCAGGCTGCCCAGGATCGACGCCTGGATGAGCGTCAACACCTCCTGCCTGCGACGATGTCGCTCACCCACCACGGCGGCCGCGAGACGATTGAGCTGGTCGGCCTTGCGCCACGTCGAGTCGATATAGGTCAGCTCGACACGGAGCTGATCAGTCAGCCAGACCGCACGCCCGCGGTCCTGGTCCAACGTTCCACCGGGCCGGTGGTGCACATCGCGGCCGAGTGCCGCTTCCATGTTGTCCCGGATCCCCCGCACCGTCTCGATCATCTTGCTGGCATCGGCCGTGGCCGCGATCAGCCCGCTTCCCTCGGCCTGGACGGTGGACAACTCCAGCGCCGCGGCCCGCAGCTGCCGATCGGACGGCTCAGTCGCACGCAGTAGGTCGGCGAGGGTTTCGCAAGCCCGGTCGGTCCTCTCGATCGCGGCACGTAACCCCGGCATGGCTGCCTCGAGCACCTTCTCCTGATGCCGGAGTTCGGCCGCGCACAACACGTACCTGGTGAGCGGAGGCAGAACCTGGCCGTCGTCCACCCACGTCAACCTGTCCAATGCTTTCTCGTCGGCAACGTCAGCCAGGACGAGATATTGGCGCTGAGCGTACCCATCACCGGCCGGCAGGTCCCACATCAGCAGCCTGTCGGCGATACGGCTCCAGGACGTCGCCCAACCCGGCTTGGCCGGTACGGGCAGTTGCCGATGTATCCGCCGTGCCCAGCTCGCCTCCCCCACCCGCCCGCCGAGCCAGTTGATGCGACGTTGGTCAGACAGCCCAAGGTAGACCGTCGTCGTGCTGAGTTCCACGCCGGACGTCGCCGGAACCGCGGACCGCCATCGGTCGCTCAACTCCTGCCAGCCGACACCGTCGTCGTTGGGTGCGAGCAACACGCTCACGCCGACGATGTCGCCGCGCCGGAATGCCAGGGCCTCGTAGTACGCATCCGGAACCACCCGTTGCCGTGCGGCCAGCACTCGCAGATTCTGTGTCGCGGGACCGGGGCCTTCGGGCAGGTCCCTCTGGTGCGGTGCGATGGGTTCGGTCAGGTCGAGGCGGGCCAGCCCACTCCACAGCTCCGACAGCGCATCGGCCGTCGAGGTCGAGGTCGACGGACCCGACGACCCCGTAGCCGGACCGACCGAAAACAACGTGTGGACGATCAGGGCGGGTCTACGCGGAGTCATCGACACGCCGCTCCTGGCGGGGTATATGTCCGATGTTGTGCAACAACTGGACCGCCTTTTCTCGTATCGGCTGCGAAGCGGGCTTGTCGTTCCGATCCGGGAGCGTATTGCGCAGGCCCAGGACCGTGCGCTGATATCTCTCCAGCAGGTTGAACAGCTCATTTCTGCCCAGGGTCCAGTCCTCGTCACCGGTGCCGCGTGACTGATCCATCAGCGTGAGAGCACGTTCGACCCGTCTCCAGTCGGAGTCGTCGAACTCGCTGTCGATGATCTTCTCTACCAGGTACGCCAGGTCATTCCGATCCGCCTCATCCATGGTCACCCACTTCATCAGAATCGCGGCTCCAGTCAATGGGGACCGTGTATCGGCATCCTGACTACCGGCTGCCCCGATCGCACGATTGACGGCTGATCGACGGCGGCCGAATACTCGGCCGATGTCCTCTGATGGCGCGCTGTCCCCTGCGGTTCGTCGGATACTCGCGCGCGACGATCTGATGATGCTCGCTCGTGACGCCGAGGCCGCGGTCGACATCGTGCGGGAAGGCATGCCGACCGAACACGTGTTCAGGCAGGAGACGGAACTCTTCTCCGAGGCACTGAAGATGTACTGCGACACCGCCCGAAGCGCGGCCACCGAACGAGTCTCGTCGTCGACATGGCTGGACGCACAGGACGGTGCCGGTGTCATCGTCGGGCTCTGCGCTCTACTCAAGGTTGACCTTCAACCCCCGGACCACGCCAACGTCGCCACCTTCTACGAGCAGGCGCTTGCGAGGTTGGAGAC
The nucleotide sequence above comes from Micromonospora luteifusca. Encoded proteins:
- a CDS encoding UDP-N-acetylmuramate dehydrogenase, producing MTTTFADLTTMRVGGPIGRLLVPETTPEAVELLRRTTAAGESLLVMGGGSNLVVGEVGWDGTVIRMATSEFDINRELVTAAAGVEWDHLVKATLDEGLAGLEALSGIPGLVGGTPVQNVGAFGTETADVLESLTVYDRQTGAQERWAAERCGFGSHRQSVFKHSDRWVVLDVTYRLRRSDQSRPIRYAELAAKLGIEVGGTAAPADVREAVLALRRGRGMVLDPQDHDTWSVGSFFINPVLATVPDRARECPRYPDAKGTKLPAAWLIEHSDFPRGYGHEWGNGSVALSSRHALAVTNRGGATTSEVMKFAAHIREGVEARFGIRLGPECDLVNCSF
- a CDS encoding protein phosphatase 2C domain-containing protein gives rise to the protein MDFAFATEPGPDRPNEDHVIVSAGLAIVLDGVTQLPGLETGCVHDPVWLVQELGNCLVEALTLQPAAPLGGILAEAIGQLRGCHEGRCDLTNPNSPSSTVAIARERGSQMDYLVLCDSSVVYEDSSGVTVVHDDRTESLPAYDRHTVARLRNQPGGFWVASTDPAAAAEAVTGSVALDGLRRLLLCTDGVSRLTEFFGISWTEVFGLIERSGPRAAIDLVREYEMNCSGLLARPGRRRVKRHDDATLAVLRSASRTGALDAGPVV
- a CDS encoding CATRA conflict system CASPASE/TPR repeat-associated protein, whose product is MTPRRPALIVHTLFSVGPATGSSGPSTSTSTADALSELWSGLARLDLTEPIAPHQRDLPEGPGPATQNLRVLAARQRVVPDAYYEALAFRRGDIVGVSVLLAPNDDGVGWQELSDRWRSAVPATSGVELSTTTVYLGLSDQRRINWLGGRVGEASWARRIHRQLPVPAKPGWATSWSRIADRLLMWDLPAGDGYAQRQYLVLADVADEKALDRLTWVDDGQVLPPLTRYVLCAAELRHQEKVLEAAMPGLRAAIERTDRACETLADLLRATEPSDRQLRAAALELSTVQAEGSGLIAATADASKMIETVRGIRDNMEAALGRDVHHRPGGTLDQDRGRAVWLTDQLRVELTYIDSTWRKADQLNRLAAAVVGERHRRRQEVLTLIQASILGSLLMGLAAIQSLQYQVPLAGPLVAPAICALGIVALLLPAAVLHWPHRRAAAPRRRWIMAGGSVLGAALGWLVSSIVWWRVWDVSAPPAWSAVLAVTGAVVVASAALAQIRLWQSRPAPGVAAVERLPARSTIG